A window of the Spirochaeta lutea genome harbors these coding sequences:
- a CDS encoding TPM domain-containing protein, which yields MSLNEDQFERFKVWFLRGEQDQQRVRRAISELESRTSAEVLPLVVYQSSSYRFAYWRAVVAILVLTLLLSIVLVIVTPPAETLFNIVGRIILVLVVSNPILILLLHVFPTIRLIFTTQAERRDIVRDSAMACFYRFGLADTRDNSGVLLYISALEREVRILVDQGVAQKVSRNRWDALAERTQKLLNTGKGVYTVIEAIECMSAILGDSLPRRPDDENELPDLLVCRMPLEWNPSEEDLVVREHLRGFTST from the coding sequence ATGAGTCTCAATGAGGATCAATTTGAACGATTCAAGGTCTGGTTTCTCCGAGGCGAGCAGGACCAACAGCGGGTCCGAAGGGCAATTTCAGAGCTGGAGTCCCGGACATCAGCGGAGGTTCTCCCCCTGGTGGTGTATCAGAGCAGCTCCTACCGGTTTGCGTACTGGCGGGCGGTAGTTGCTATCCTGGTCCTAACTCTGCTGTTGAGCATCGTCTTGGTTATCGTGACCCCCCCGGCAGAAACGCTCTTCAATATTGTGGGCCGCATAATCCTGGTGTTGGTTGTAAGCAATCCTATCTTGATTCTCCTGCTCCATGTGTTTCCCACCATACGCTTAATCTTTACGACCCAGGCGGAGCGCAGGGATATCGTCCGGGATTCAGCCATGGCCTGCTTCTACCGGTTCGGGCTTGCCGATACCAGAGATAACTCAGGGGTGCTCCTCTATATTTCCGCCCTGGAGCGGGAGGTTCGCATCCTGGTGGACCAGGGGGTAGCTCAGAAGGTATCCCGGAACCGCTGGGATGCCCTGGCAGAGAGAACCCAAAAACTCCTTAACACCGGCAAGGGCGTCTATACCGTCATTGAAGCCATTGAGTGTATGTCCGCAATCCTGGGTGATAGCCTGCCCCGCAGGCCGGATGATGAGAACGAGCTTCCCGATCTCCTGGTATGCCGCATGCCCCTGGAATGGAACCCCTCCGAGGAGGATCTAGTGGTAAGGGAGCATCTCCGGGGTTTTACCAGTACATAA
- the cmoA gene encoding carboxy-S-adenosyl-L-methionine synthase CmoA, translating to MKDRIYARAEGPPEPFRFDDRVARVFPDMIKRSVPGYESILESIGQFTRRFAQDGTRCYDLGCSLGASTLAIRHNLLAKDASIVAVDNSPAMVERCRRVMDGDPSLAPVEVRRENIQDTPLGNASVVVLNFTLQFVAPQDRPELLGRIRSALVPGGVLILSEKIGFSDPEEQQMITDLHVDFKRRNGYSDLEIAQKRQALENVLVPWTAQEHRDALAEAGFGFVTQWYGWFQFVSFLAQRR from the coding sequence ATGAAGGACAGAATTTACGCCCGGGCAGAGGGACCGCCCGAACCATTTCGCTTCGATGACCGGGTCGCCCGGGTTTTCCCGGATATGATCAAGCGCTCCGTGCCGGGATACGAGAGTATTCTAGAGTCGATTGGTCAGTTTACCCGGCGGTTTGCCCAGGATGGTACCCGGTGTTACGACCTGGGTTGCAGTCTCGGTGCCAGTACTCTGGCGATTCGACATAATTTGTTAGCCAAGGATGCAAGCATCGTGGCGGTGGATAACTCCCCGGCTATGGTCGAGCGGTGTCGGCGGGTGATGGACGGAGATCCTTCCCTTGCTCCCGTGGAGGTCCGGAGGGAGAACATCCAGGACACTCCCTTGGGGAATGCTTCGGTGGTGGTACTCAATTTTACCCTTCAGTTCGTCGCCCCTCAGGACCGGCCGGAGCTCCTAGGGCGGATTCGTAGTGCCCTCGTGCCCGGGGGGGTATTGATTCTTTCAGAAAAAATCGGATTCTCCGATCCCGAAGAGCAGCAGATGATCACGGATTTGCATGTCGATTTTAAACGCCGAAACGGCTACTCGGACCTTGAGATTGCCCAGAAGCGACAGGCCCTAGAAAACGTGTTGGTTCCCTGGACTGCCCAGGAACACCGGGACGCCCTGGCTGAGGCAGGCTTCGGCTTTGTTACCCAATGGTATGGCTGGTTTCAGTTCGTCAGCTTCTTGGCCCAGAGGCGGTAG
- the cmoB gene encoding tRNA 5-methoxyuridine(34)/uridine 5-oxyacetic acid(34) synthase CmoB encodes MILTEVLRELGSEPWLSKGLPQAFGDGAIARSCQLLDGMRQSGHALLAQMEQLLGARQAAGPQGNSGAASFEGDSTAPGLPHLKASGALAFPPAARDILTGLKPWRKGPFMFGDVYVDTEWRSDWKWDRIAGQIAPLAGRRVLDVGCGSGYHLWRMLLEGADLGVGVEPFLVSTAQFYLCRGLVGSPPPRVGVLPLTLEELPPNSQCFDTVFSMGVLYHQRSPFDHLFQLKAALAPQGELVLETLIIPQEYGQILVPRDRYAKMRNVWFIPSLDELLHWVRRAGFVREAVLDITPTTLQEQRSTPWMTFESLEDFLDPQDPSRTVEGYPAPLRASLRAERN; translated from the coding sequence GTGATCTTAACCGAGGTTCTCCGGGAGCTGGGTAGCGAGCCCTGGTTGAGTAAAGGGTTGCCCCAGGCCTTTGGGGACGGGGCGATTGCCCGGAGCTGTCAGCTCCTGGATGGGATGCGGCAAAGCGGACACGCCCTGCTGGCTCAGATGGAGCAGCTCCTGGGTGCCCGGCAGGCGGCGGGACCCCAGGGGAATTCTGGGGCGGCGAGTTTTGAAGGGGATTCTACTGCCCCAGGTCTCCCGCATCTGAAGGCTTCCGGGGCCCTGGCCTTCCCTCCGGCAGCCCGGGACATCCTGACAGGCCTTAAACCATGGCGGAAGGGCCCCTTTATGTTCGGCGATGTATATGTGGACACCGAGTGGCGGTCTGATTGGAAATGGGATCGGATTGCCGGCCAGATCGCGCCCCTAGCGGGTCGCCGGGTTCTAGATGTTGGTTGCGGGAGCGGATACCATTTGTGGCGGATGCTGTTGGAGGGTGCTGATCTTGGGGTGGGTGTAGAACCCTTCCTGGTCAGTACAGCCCAGTTTTACCTCTGCCGGGGCTTAGTGGGATCACCGCCGCCCCGGGTCGGGGTTCTCCCCCTGACCCTGGAGGAGCTGCCCCCCAATAGTCAGTGTTTTGATACCGTATTTTCCATGGGGGTTTTATACCACCAGCGAAGTCCCTTTGATCATTTATTCCAGCTCAAGGCTGCTCTGGCTCCCCAGGGGGAACTAGTATTGGAAACCCTGATTATCCCCCAGGAATACGGGCAGATACTTGTTCCCCGGGATCGGTATGCCAAGATGCGTAACGTGTGGTTTATTCCCAGCCTGGATGAATTACTCCATTGGGTCCGCCGGGCAGGATTTGTACGGGAGGCAGTACTGGATATTACTCCTACCACCCTCCAGGAACAGCGATCGACCCCCTGGATGACCTTCGAGAGTCTGGAGGACTTTCTGGACCCCCAGGATCCCAGTCGAACCGTCGAGGGATACCCGGCGCCGCTGCGCGCCAGTTTACGGGCGGAACGTAATTAG
- a CDS encoding M20 metallopeptidase family protein, protein MDFGTEIRRKAAELAAKAVARRRHMHQNPELSFQEQRTSAWIMSQLQEMGIPAQPGIGGNGIRAVIHGEKPGPVIALRADFDALPITELNEIPFKSCNPGVMHACGHDAHTAILLTAGEILWSLRRDLGGTVVLIFQPGEEKTPGGAQGMIAQGVLENPDVQRILGEHINPSLEAGTVGFRPGLMMASADELYLTVKGRGGHAASPHMVVDPISIASQIIVGLQQVVSRNANPEIPSVLSFGRILGDGAMNVIPDQVVIAGTFRTVDETWRADALERIQTMAVQTARAMGADCEVHIDHGYPVVHNDEALTRRARAAAEEYLGPEHVVDLPLVMWAEDFAYFGRRVPGCFYNLGVANTQKGWNSPLHSPTLMIDERALETGAGLMAFLAVQELRDAHESQ, encoded by the coding sequence ATGGATTTCGGAACAGAAATACGGCGCAAGGCTGCGGAATTGGCGGCCAAGGCGGTTGCCCGACGACGGCATATGCATCAAAACCCAGAGCTCAGTTTCCAGGAACAACGGACAAGCGCTTGGATCATGAGCCAGCTTCAGGAGATGGGTATTCCCGCTCAACCCGGGATCGGGGGAAACGGGATACGGGCAGTTATCCACGGAGAGAAACCCGGACCGGTCATCGCTCTTCGGGCTGATTTTGACGCCCTGCCCATTACCGAACTCAATGAAATCCCCTTTAAAAGCTGCAATCCCGGGGTTATGCATGCCTGCGGGCACGATGCCCATACGGCTATCCTGCTGACCGCCGGAGAGATTCTCTGGTCCCTGCGCCGGGACCTAGGCGGTACCGTGGTGTTGATTTTTCAGCCCGGAGAGGAAAAAACCCCCGGCGGAGCCCAGGGGATGATCGCCCAGGGGGTACTGGAGAATCCGGATGTTCAGCGCATTCTCGGTGAGCATATCAACCCCTCCTTGGAGGCTGGTACGGTGGGTTTCCGGCCAGGGCTCATGATGGCCAGTGCCGACGAACTCTACCTCACCGTGAAGGGCCGGGGCGGCCATGCGGCGAGTCCCCACATGGTTGTAGATCCCATCAGTATAGCTAGCCAGATTATTGTGGGTCTTCAGCAGGTGGTCAGCCGGAATGCCAACCCGGAAATTCCCAGCGTTCTCAGTTTCGGCCGGATTTTAGGGGATGGCGCGATGAATGTGATCCCCGATCAGGTGGTTATTGCCGGCACCTTCAGGACCGTAGACGAAACCTGGCGGGCGGATGCCCTGGAGCGGATACAGACCATGGCGGTGCAGACCGCCCGGGCTATGGGAGCGGATTGTGAGGTTCATATCGATCACGGATATCCGGTGGTGCACAATGACGAGGCCCTGACCCGGCGTGCCCGGGCTGCCGCCGAGGAGTACCTCGGTCCGGAACATGTGGTTGATCTGCCCCTGGTCATGTGGGCCGAGGATTTCGCGTATTTTGGCCGGAGGGTTCCGGGATGTTTTTACAATCTGGGAGTAGCCAATACCCAGAAGGGCTGGAACAGCCCCCTTCACAGCCCCACCCTCATGATTGATGAGCGGGCCCTGGAAACCGGTGCGGGGCTCATGGCCTTTCTTGCCGTACAGGAACTGAGGGATGCCCATGAGTCTCAATGA